Genomic window (Candidatus Zixiibacteriota bacterium):
CGAGCTGTTGCGGAAGATTACGCTTGAAGGCGTCCAGTTTATTGAAGACTTCGACCTTACTCTTGGGAAGCTTATTCGACAGTTTAAGTTTATAGAGATCGACTAATGCCTCCTTGACACGACTGCCATCGGCCTGCAAACGCTCCATCTCGCCGTCGATATCCTTGATTTCCTTCATGAGCTTGGCGTCATAGGCGACCTTTAGAACGGTCTTGGTACCAGCATCTGCGCCCAGAACCGGTGCTTTTATCAGCTTGCGCGCCGTGCTCGTACCGCCGACAATTTTACCCTTCTGACCAAGCACATTAATCTCGTTTTTGGCATGAACATGGGCATTGACCGCTTCCCCGCCGATAGTGACATCGCCATCGGCATTGATAGTCTGATTGAGAATATACTTAATTGTGACATTGCCGGCAGAATTTATTACGCCGTCGCCACGGCCGATGAATCCGCCTCGTATGACAACTTCACCCTTACAATTGATCTCGGCATCCTCGACATTACCCTCGACCTCGAGATCACCCTCGACTTCGACCTTGAAATCGGATTTAATATCTTCAGTAACTTTCAACGTCCCCTTGCAGGTAATGTTGCCGGTCGACTGATCAATTGAGCCGTTTATTGTAGTTACGGGCTGTACACTTACGACCGATCCGGTACTGACAATTGTTCCGGCCTCAGTGGCAGACAGAGTCAGGCCATCGGCTGACAGTTCTGTGTTGGAGCCCTTCGAAATTTTGGAATCCTTCCCAGGCTTGGCGGCCAGCTCAGCGCCCAGGACAGATTTACCCGGAGTTCCTTTTGTTGCAGGAGTCTTTTTGACCAGCACCTGGCCAGGTTCGGCGTTCTGCAGAAAATCCATGTCGCGGTAGTCGATACGACCGTCTTCACCCTCTTTGGGCGCGATCTTGCGGTCTTTTTCAAAGCAGTATTCGATCGTGGCATCGACTCCGTGCACCGGCGCCTTACCCTCGGCGACAACACGTTTTTCATCGTACTGTTTGGCCAATACCATCTCATCGATGGCTTCCTGCTTGATACCGAAATTCACATTTGCCGCCGTCAGCGCTCTCATGACATCACTCGAATCAATCGTCAAATCAGCCAGTTCCGCTGAACGCAACTCTACTGTGGCCGAGAGCTTATCGGAAGCGACGGCTACTTTGATGCCCCTTTTTAGTCGTTCTTCCTTGGTCAGTTCTTCTGAATTACCCATAACATCACTTCACGGTTGATCCCTCGCGCGAACGCGAAGAAATGATTCTCCAGTATGCTCTTTCGACCACCATAGTGATCTCAAAGCTCTTAAACGGTTTGGTTATGTATTCATCCGCGCCGAGTAAGAGAGCGTCTCTGACCGTGTAGGCGTCCCCGAAGGCTGTCATTACAATGACTCCTATCTGGGGAGTTTTTTCCTTGATGTGTTTCAGCAGGTCAAAACCGTTCATCTCGGGCATTTTAACATCAGTTATTACTAAATCAACTTTGCCTTCATCGATTATCTTTAAAGCTTCAGCACCGGAAGACGCTGACAAAATCGAGTAGCCGTCCTTTTCAAGAATCTTGGACAGCAACCCGCGCATCATCTCCTCATCATCGACAACCAGTATGGTTACTTCCTCTTTCATCTAACCTCCGGAATTGTTGAATCTACCCGTTTCGAAAATCTGGAATAGCTTCGGGTACCTGATATGGTGATGCCGAAAGCTTGTTTAAATAGCTGACTATCTGATCGATCTCCATCTCGAGGTAACCGGAAACCGGCGGTTTCTCGGACGAAAACGATCCTGAAACTTCCTGGGATTCACGGCAGTATACTATTGTGCCACCACTGTTTTGCAAAGATAGCAGGTCGTTTTTCAGCTCTTCGGTTTTCAACGCGGCATTGGTCAACATGATCAGAATCACCTGCCCGGCGAACACGTCTGCGCAGTTCTTGAAACAACTTCCCCATTGCAAGGACACATCGCCTTCCTGCCCGCATCTTTGCGAATGCGCGCTCAATAAATCTTCTTCGCGCTCAAACATCGGGCACATACCGTAAGGTATCACATAGGCTTCACCATTGTAAATGCTTCTCCTCTGTTGCAGGCGAACCGTCTTCAGAACCGAAGTTTTGCTCCAGGCCGCTGTCAGCGGTTCGGAGAAATCCGACTCCATCTGTTGTAGCACAACTACCGGCATAGAAAAATCTTTCACCAATCCCGAAAGGATATCATTTACCAGGGGCGGTCCCCCCAGGGAGGCCGCCAGTATCACAATTTTATCGATCAATGGACTTACTTCCTTTGACACCATCTATGATTAATTTATCGGCACATAAACCTTATTGCTTAGTCAACTTTGCCGAATAACTCGCCGATTTTGCATTTAGCGTTACGGGAGTATTTACTATATCCAACAGTCTACTTTAAACCACGCGCCTGAAGAAAATTTTTGCTGATTCTCTGGACAAAATCAAGTATGTTTTTCAGGTTTTCTTCTAAAGCTTCATGGTCGACATCGTCGTCGCACGGTTCAGATTTTCGTTCCAGACCCACCAGTCCCAGAAATTTTGTTAACTGGTTGACAGATTCCAAAGAAGTCGTCACCAGCTCAGTAAGATCTTTCTTGGCGGCATCGAGACCGGGTGAATCGGGATGAAACTTGGCCGAGGCGATCGCCAGGTTAAGAGCGGTCATACGAATTTCCTCGACCAGTTCGACCAGGTCTTTCAACTGGCCTCTGGGCGGCGGCGCGGTTTTTCTTGTTTCTTCCATCAGAGCTTGAGGATCTCCCTTATCTTGTTTTTTAACTCACTCAGGTCAGCCGATTTGATTACATAGTCCTCTGCAAGCCAGGACTGGAAATTGTTCTTATAAGTGTTATAAGCCGTGTTCAGGATGACGGGCAGGTCGCTGTATTTCTGTTTTACCTGCGACAATGTCTCCAGGCCATCCTTGTCATCCATTTTAACATCCAAAACGATGATATCTGGAAGGCCCTCTTCGAGCCTCACCAGAGCCTGATCGCCGGAGGATGCCAGATCGACATCAAAACCCTCCGAAGTTAATTCCATTTTGTACAGTTTGAGGATATTTTCCTCGTCATCGACAACCAGCACCCTGGCCATTGTTCACCTCGCTTGCGGCAAAAGCAGAAACAGGCTGCTCATATCTGTATCACCCGATTCCACTCCGACCTGGCCGCCATTGTAATGTATGACTTCGATTGCCATGTTCAGTTTCAGTCCATGCCTGCCCACACGGGGATTGACCAAACCTGCCAGTACATCATTATTGCAGTTTTCCGTATCTTGTGGGCATATTACGGCTTTAATAGATTTATCGGCAGTATGAAATCCAATATTAACCGCTTGATCTGGATTAACTTTCTCTGAAAGTAGTGACAAAATTGTGAACATCGCAAACTTGATCTGATCGCGCCGGGCATTCACCTTGAAATCATGTTCCATAAATGAACGATCTATTAGCGCGTTAAGGTTCAATAAGCGCGCGTTCATCAATTCCAGCACTTCACGTATCAAAGCCGGGAGATTGAAATCAGACTTTTCCTGTGAAAATGATTTCGAGAAATCGAGCACCGTATTGATGGCTTTTTCAAGTCTCTGGCATTCGGCAAAGATAATATCAGACTGTTCTCTAATATGTTCGGGCAGATCGTTTGATTTCTGCATGAGGGCAGCGAACCCCCCGATTATCGAAGCCGGATTGCGCAGTTCATGAGCGATATCATAGGTCAATTCACTCCAGAGCGAGACTTTTTCGAGTTTCAACAATTCATCCTGGGCGTTGATCAGATTCTGGTTGGTAGCCTCGAGTTCGACTAAATTTGCCTCCAGGCTTTCGTACAGGCGGCTACGCTCAATTGCCACCGCGGCCTGGTCGGCAAATGTCTTCAGACGCGAGAGGTCCCCGCTTGAAATCGGACGGGCGGTGATCAGGTTGTCGGCAACGATCACACCCAGCACGTTGTCGCCGGTAACCATAGGTACGGCCGCGAATTCACCTGCGTCATGAAGCAGGCATCCCCTGCAATCCAGCTCGCAGAGACAGTCAACGGCGCAGATGATTTCACCCCGTTTTTCGAACAGTACAGATTCGAGCAGTTTGCTGCCCGTCTTCAGTGGAATCTTCACGGAACGTATCTTTTTAGCCAGTCCTTCCGATGAATAACCGGGAATCCCGGCATATTGGTTGAGAATTTCTTCGAGACTTTTACCCTCGTCAGGCAATGATTCCCAGATCCTGCCGGCTTCGCTGGGTGTTGATGGTCCAATCGCGGAATGCCCCATCAGGCAGTTTTCCCGGTCGTCATACATAAACAGCATGGCACGATTGAATCCGAGCCCTTCTCTCGCTGTTACGGCCACAAGAATGATCTGCAGGATTTCCTCGAAACTCGACTTCGACCCGAGGGCCGAGGCCACCTGGGATATCAAAGATATTTCATTATTCTTGCGGGTTAGCTGTTTCGAGAGACTGACTGTTTCACTCTGATCCTCGAAGAGATAGACACACAGGTTGTTTCCCCCGAGATCGAGCCGGTAGAATTTCAGACTGCAATGGCGTTTTTCACCTTTAAGGCTGGAGAACTGGAAATTGGCATCGGAGGCGATACTGCAGAGTCCACCCGTCCGATGAGAGGGCATTAGCTTAAATCCCAATACGGATTCTACCCGGCAGAGCTGATCGAATTGATCGTGATTATCTTCAGAGCCACCCAAAAAGCGAATAAACGCCGGGTTGTAATAGACACACTGCAGATCGTCATCCACGATCAGGCACGGTAATGAAATATTCTGTAGAAATCCGGTCAGAAGGCTGAGAGACTCCCTGCCGGTGCGAATTAGCGGAGTCAGTGACGGCATCCGATGACCTCACTCTGAGTTCCGATTCTATGTTGTCATTCAGCCAGCGTAATCATTCTGCTTTGGGCTGAATACTGCGGGCAAATTCTATCAGGTTTTCCGCGATCTTTTCGGCGACTTCCGCTTCCATATCGGCAAATATAGTAATCTGCCTCGGATGAGAAATCGCCAGGGCAGGTTCGGCACTGGCATCGAGATCGAGATAGGCCAGCGCGCGCGAGCCGTTGCGTGAAGTCGAAAATCTTTCGCTGGAGACGATTCTTTCCAGTTTCGAATCTATCACCCTCACCTCGGCCTCAAAGCGGTATTTTCTTTTGTGCGCTTTGAAGACCGCGGGAATTAAAGTCGAAGACTTGATTTTAGAATCCGCCTCAACGACGTCGATCAGAACGATGTAGCGGACATTGTTATCGACGGCCCTGCGGATACGTGCTTTGAGATCATAATCCACCGGCGCGTATGGATCGCGGGCATGACCATTAAGGACAAGATCGAAACCATTGATTCCAGAGAGTATAAACTCCAGGCGGGTCTCGAGATTGTGATCGAGGTAGCCTCTTTCGGGTCCCTGCACCTCGAGCATAAACTCTGTTGCAAAAGCGTTAGATGTGACACAGGTTATGACAATTATCGTAATAGCAATCGTTTTGAACATCACTTCGACTCCCTCAGCTTTTGGGCGAAAACATGTTTTAGGAGCATCTTACGAATCTGTTCGTCGAAACTGAAGGCGTTGTCACCCAGGGCTTTAATAGCATCATCGGGCAACTCGGCGCGAAGCTGTTCTACCGTCATGAATTCTATTCCGACCAATGGCTTTTCCTCGGCGTCTTCATCGTCGACTCGCTTGACCTTGCCAATTATCCCGGACAAGGTTTCGGTCTGACAGAGGGTGAATTTCATCATGACGAAATCTTCTTCAGATACAGGGAAGTCAGATTCGATCAGCACACCGCCCCCGGAGATATTTAGTATCCGGCCGTCGCTGAGCTGTTTTTCATCCATTGAAGTATCCGGCTTATAAGGGTCGAACTGCTTGAATTGAATCGGCGAATCGACATCCAGGCGAACGTAGCGCCGGCGTTTGTGATGGTAGACCCGAAACGGCTTCCGGGTTTTCTGCTGAGACTGCGCCCCCTTGTTCTTACTACGGGCGGCTTGACGAGATGCCATACCTGTCCTCCTAAATCAAACCTTTTTGTCGCAACTTAACCTGATAGTTAAAAACATATTGCATAAGCTTTTGCTTCTTCTTCAAATCGAACTTCATTAGATCAGCAGGGATCTTTTTCTGGTATTCCGGTTTAACAATCTTGGCTGAATCCTCAAGCGGTATAAACTGTACACCGGCTCGGATTCGATCGTCCCTTTCCGCTTCTACCAGCCTCCTGACTATTCCCAAAACTGGATGAGGGATCCTCATCTCCGCATCAATGAGGGATACTGCAAGAAGATCATCTACCCCCAGCACTTTTTTAGATTCAAACAGTATTCCGGAGGCCGAGAGGTTAATACTTATCCCGGAATATTCCTTCAAATCATCGATTTCGTACTCGCCCTCGAGGTACTTTGTCAGGATTATGAAATTTACGCTGAAATCAACATCCACACGGCAGTCCCCCCGTCTCTGGAGACGGTAGACAGATTTTGGATACCCGGCTATATAGTATCTTCTGCCTTTTTCCGACAGGCTATTGATAATCGATGTTTTAAATCGATATGCCCCGTCCTCGCGGAAGATAGTAACCAGAAACGGTTCCATCACATCGAAGGAAGGCTCACCGGCCATCCATATCGGACGATCGATCATAATCCCTTCCGGACGCATATCCTCCACGCGGGCGGAGTATATACCCTTGCTTTCGTCACTGCCCCACTGGAGCTCAAGGCGTTCCCAGAGTTGCAGTTTGATGTTTTCCCCTATGGTGCGTGTTTCAAGCGGGCTCATTGGCTGTCTGTTTTGCCTCCTGGAGGTTAAGTTTTCCCTGCTCCATAGCCATTTCGAATATCTTGCGCGCCAGTGCGGTGCGGGATTTATCGCCCTTGTTCTGATGGATATATTCCTGGGCGAGCTTGATGGCTGTATTGAAATATCCTTTGGCTTCATCATGACTGCCGATGCGTCGTGAAAGTTCAGCGATCAGGTACACCGCCTGGATAGACTGGTTGCCATGAGAAATTTCACCACCGGTTTCATAAGCGGCCTTGTAATAATCAGAAGCGGATTTAAGCGCCTCCTGCTCAGATAATGGAACTTCCACCCACATCGATTTGGCTTCACGAAGGAAATTGCGATAAGAATCAAATGACATGAAAGGTTGATCCATAGGGGAAGCTGAATCCGTATGACTGTTCATGACATCAGTCGATAATCCCAGACTGCCTTTGAAGGTGACCACCGCGCCCTTTTGCTTTTCGAGGGCGGCCTTCATTTCTTCAAATCCCTTCTGGTATTGCTCCATCAAGCTGGCCCGGTTGTCGCCATCCGGGAAAGAACTGTCATTCATGAAGTTATCTGTGGCTTTTTTCAAATCCTCAGCTCCGGCTCTGATCTGCTCGTACTGGGATCCCATCCGGTAGATCAAATCCTCGATTCTCATCGCATGACTGGCCAGCTGGCTGGTATTCTGGCTGGAACCATCCGAAATTTCGCGGAACAGCCAGCCGATCCGGAGAAAATAGCGCCCCAGGTCGAGGTTCGAGAACTTCATATTGAATTTTTCGTCGTATATTCCCAACAGGATTTTATTGACAGCTGTCTGAAAAGGATACTTTTCACCATCGAGGTTTTCGCCTAAGAGCTTGATAATATTCTTTTTACGCTTGACCTCGTTTTGATGTTTTTCCTGCAGTGGTTTTTGTTTGTAGTTACGAAAAGCTGAGTCACTTTTCCAATCCTTGAACTTGGTTGTAAACTCCTTCGTGAAGTGACACCCTGCGCAGGTTGCCATAAAGAACAAGAGCGGGTTGAACTTCTGATAGTTGGGGTTTTTCCAGGTTCTTTTCTTGGGGCAAAAATCGGTATCCCGGCCTTCTTCAATATAAGCTCCCATACGAAGGGTCTTATGCTCGTTTTTACCACCACAGACCGGGCATTCCCATTTCGATAAATATACGGGTGAGTCATTGCTTTTCATAACACGTTCCTTCTATTGCTTTACTGACATCTTGCGTTTATTGAGTTCTTTCAGAAATTCCTTTTCCAGGCCGGAAACGGCCTTCTTCTTCTTATTTTCCTCGGCCAGTTGGGCCAGTTTATCCAGTCTCAATCTGGGCTGGACAGCCCCTTCGGAGCGTTTCTTGTGAAGATCCAACAGGAATCTGGCCATGTCCTCGGAGGACACCTGGTCGGTCGAGGTCACCGCTGACTGCTCCTGCGTTTCAGGCTTAAGCTCTTGATTCGATTTGTCTTGTCCCAGAAGTTTTTCGGGTGATTTGAGGATCAGTTTGCGTTTTTCCGATGTCTTCTCCGTCTTGGCGGAGCTGTCTTCGGTTTCAGATTGAGCCAGTTTGCTAATCAAATTTGAAGCTTTATCGGAGATCGTATCCAGTATAGATTTAGATTTTTGTTTTTTCGGTTTCTGGCTGACCGGTGCGACCTTTTTGCCTGATGCTGGCTTGCCATCGACAAACTTCTTACCGTCCAGAAGCTGGCGAAGCTTACCCATCGCCTTCAGACGAGGCCACTTAGACTGGGTGCGGTTGAGGTGGATAAAGATCGGGTAGAGCGATTCTTCATAGAAGCGGTCGTATTTGTAGATCGTCGCCAGGAGTTCGCCGGATGGAAACACAGTGCTCAGGTGCCGGCTGATGGTAATATCGTTCCAGTGCTTCTGGGGAAAGTCGAAATAGCGCAACAGACCTTCTTTGTACTT
Coding sequences:
- a CDS encoding DUF342 domain-containing protein encodes the protein MGNSEELTKEERLKRGIKVAVASDKLSATVELRSAELADLTIDSSDVMRALTAANVNFGIKQEAIDEMVLAKQYDEKRVVAEGKAPVHGVDATIEYCFEKDRKIAPKEGEDGRIDYRDMDFLQNAEPGQVLVKKTPATKGTPGKSVLGAELAAKPGKDSKISKGSNTELSADGLTLSATEAGTIVSTGSVVSVQPVTTINGSIDQSTGNITCKGTLKVTEDIKSDFKVEVEGDLEVEGNVEDAEINCKGEVVIRGGFIGRGDGVINSAGNVTIKYILNQTINADGDVTIGGEAVNAHVHAKNEINVLGQKGKIVGGTSTARKLIKAPVLGADAGTKTVLKVAYDAKLMKEIKDIDGEMERLQADGSRVKEALVDLYKLKLSNKLPKSKVEVFNKLDAFKRNLPQQLEALKQRKIELKEKFKSLIKAKIVAELQAFPGVQAHIGIKYKELQSERGPTLFEYYDDNIMAGPYDKATFEAQQRKEAVEEAKKEQEKSQAETAKKSSAPA
- a CDS encoding response regulator, encoding MKEEVTILVVDDEEMMRGLLSKILEKDGYSILSASSGAEALKIIDEGKVDLVITDVKMPEMNGFDLLKHIKEKTPQIGVIVMTAFGDAYTVRDALLLGADEYITKPFKSFEITMVVERAYWRIISSRSREGSTVK
- a CDS encoding response regulator translates to MARVLVVDDEENILKLYKMELTSEGFDVDLASSGDQALVRLEEGLPDIIVLDVKMDDKDGLETLSQVKQKYSDLPVILNTAYNTYKNNFQSWLAEDYVIKSADLSELKNKIREILKL
- a CDS encoding GAF domain-containing protein, which produces MPSLTPLIRTGRESLSLLTGFLQNISLPCLIVDDDLQCVYYNPAFIRFLGGSEDNHDQFDQLCRVESVLGFKLMPSHRTGGLCSIASDANFQFSSLKGEKRHCSLKFYRLDLGGNNLCVYLFEDQSETVSLSKQLTRKNNEISLISQVASALGSKSSFEEILQIILVAVTAREGLGFNRAMLFMYDDRENCLMGHSAIGPSTPSEAGRIWESLPDEGKSLEEILNQYAGIPGYSSEGLAKKIRSVKIPLKTGSKLLESVLFEKRGEIICAVDCLCELDCRGCLLHDAGEFAAVPMVTGDNVLGVIVADNLITARPISSGDLSRLKTFADQAAVAIERSRLYESLEANLVELEATNQNLINAQDELLKLEKVSLWSELTYDIAHELRNPASIIGGFAALMQKSNDLPEHIREQSDIIFAECQRLEKAINTVLDFSKSFSQEKSDFNLPALIREVLELMNARLLNLNALIDRSFMEHDFKVNARRDQIKFAMFTILSLLSEKVNPDQAVNIGFHTADKSIKAVICPQDTENCNNDVLAGLVNPRVGRHGLKLNMAIEVIHYNGGQVGVESGDTDMSSLFLLLPQAR
- a CDS encoding DUF2225 domain-containing protein yields the protein MKSNDSPVYLSKWECPVCGGKNEHKTLRMGAYIEEGRDTDFCPKKRTWKNPNYQKFNPLLFFMATCAGCHFTKEFTTKFKDWKSDSAFRNYKQKPLQEKHQNEVKRKKNIIKLLGENLDGEKYPFQTAVNKILLGIYDEKFNMKFSNLDLGRYFLRIGWLFREISDGSSQNTSQLASHAMRIEDLIYRMGSQYEQIRAGAEDLKKATDNFMNDSSFPDGDNRASLMEQYQKGFEEMKAALEKQKGAVVTFKGSLGLSTDVMNSHTDSASPMDQPFMSFDSYRNFLREAKSMWVEVPLSEQEALKSASDYYKAAYETGGEISHGNQSIQAVYLIAELSRRIGSHDEAKGYFNTAIKLAQEYIHQNKGDKSRTALARKIFEMAMEQGKLNLQEAKQTANEPA